Proteins from a genomic interval of Bacteroidota bacterium:
- a CDS encoding aldo/keto reductase → MNKIKLTKDLEFSRIVHGHWRLADWKMSNQELLKLTEQTIELGVTTFDHADIYGDYSCEKIFGNAIQLKKGLRKDIKIITKCGIKLISEKFPARKVKYYDYSFDHIVSSVDNSLKNFRTDYIDLLLLHRPAPFFNPEEVAKAFSYLKKNGKVLHFGVSNFNSLQFEMLDSYTDENLVTNQVEISPYCLEHFENGNIAYFLKEKIKPMAWSPLADGKLINPQEEKGQRIHRILLEVAEELNVNTIDEIIYSWLLNHPASIIPIVGTSKIERIKHAVEALNIDMSLEQWYKIYNASTGTELP, encoded by the coding sequence ATGAATAAAATAAAACTTACGAAAGATTTGGAATTTTCACGAATAGTTCATGGACATTGGAGATTAGCTGATTGGAAAATGTCAAATCAGGAATTATTAAAATTAACCGAGCAAACAATTGAATTAGGTGTAACTACATTTGATCATGCAGATATCTATGGAGATTACAGTTGTGAAAAAATATTTGGAAATGCTATACAACTGAAAAAAGGCCTTCGTAAAGACATCAAAATAATTACCAAGTGTGGTATTAAATTGATATCAGAAAAGTTTCCTGCCCGAAAAGTAAAGTATTACGATTATAGTTTTGATCATATTGTTTCTTCCGTTGACAATTCTTTAAAAAATTTCAGAACTGATTATATAGATTTACTCTTACTTCATCGTCCTGCTCCATTTTTTAATCCTGAAGAAGTTGCCAAGGCTTTCTCTTATTTGAAAAAAAATGGAAAAGTATTACATTTTGGCGTTTCTAATTTCAACTCACTGCAGTTTGAAATGCTGGATTCTTATACTGATGAAAACCTCGTAACCAATCAGGTTGAAATATCTCCTTACTGTTTAGAACATTTTGAAAATGGAAACATCGCATATTTTCTAAAAGAAAAAATAAAACCTATGGCATGGTCTCCTTTGGCTGATGGTAAACTCATTAATCCGCAAGAAGAAAAAGGACAAAGAATACATCGTATACTATTAGAAGTTGCTGAAGAGTTAAATGTCAATACGATAGATGAAATTATTTATAGTTGGTTATTAAATCACCCTGCATCAATTATCCCAATTGTTGGAACCAGCAAAATTGAACGTATAAAACATGCTGTAGAAGCACTAAATATTGACATGAGTTTGGAGCAATGGTATAAAATCTATAATGCTTCAACGGGAACAGAACTACCTTAA